The nucleotide sequence TCGACCAAAACACCGAGGACCCCGCACAGCTTGTCAACAAAAAACAACGGTGACAACTTTCACAGCGTTCACCGAGAAAAACTCCGAAGCAACACAAAACCATCACTAACCTGTCCGGTAGACAGGCCGTCTCAATGCATTACAGAGGACCGAAAACACCGCGGCGATTATGGATGTGTACGATTTGTTTAGTAGTTGCAGAAAGGGCGACATTTGTAGAGTCAGGTAACCCATCAGCTCTGCTGACTTTATTTTGGCTTGTGTGCTCAAAGATAACTTATTTCACTTGACTGTGTTTGCGAGTGAGAGTTCTAGCATAGATTGGGTTAGCCTTCTGCTTTTGTTTGGCCTTTTCTACAATGCAGTCTTGCAGTTTTACTTCAGTTTTATGCAAATAAACGGGAGTTAACCACGGAGCTGTGATGAGCCAGTTTGTAACTGTAGCTATCTTGTGTAGGTCAGCTCCTCGGTGTCCAGATGTAATGATGGCACTAGCTATCAGTGTCGGATGTTCAACCGGATATCTAGACTCCCATGCTATAGGGCAGAGTTACCCCGAGAATTACGAGGAAACACTTTGACCGGATAGCAAAACTATGCTTAACTGATCGAAGGAATCAGTGGTTAAAATGAATACATAACCCAATAGTTGCCGAGTCCAATAAAGGGGGCGTGTCTGTACGGTCATGCATACAAGAAAGTTTTCATGTGATTCACTGCAGTCCTGtgtttccataggaattaagaggccAAGTAGCAGCCAGGCACGGGTAATTGAGTGCACTTGATAATTTGATCACCAGCAACTCCAGGGGCTCTATAAAGATTTTAGAGGTTTTAGCAGTTTTCTGGTCTGGAGCGTTCAGGTCTGTTAACACAATGTTGcagtcttcccaggagtggatgcCCCAGCAAATTCATCATAGGTTCAGACTGTGCAGTGCTTAGAGGAACAAGTATTGCACAGTCAACAAGACTTCTGGAGCCATGTACTGtagacagatgagaccaaagtggagatgtttgaccCTAATGTACAGCAGAAAATCAAAAACAACATATCAGCACATGCACCTCATACTTGTTTTGCTGCCCCTCTTTTTCCATGTGACGTatctgtttaattttatttaaatctttGCGTTTTGTATGGCGAGTCGTGCCTGTGTTTATCGCAGTGTATCACTGtaacctctctgctctttgCTCTTTGCCTAGATACCTTGTTGAACAAAGAGATGTTGACCTCAATGTAAGAGATAAATGGGACAGCACTCCGTTGTAAGTACATTATAGGCAGCTGATGTAATTCTCGGGTCAACGCTACATCATAATCATAACTGCTTTCAATATAAACACTTGTGTGCTTCAGGTATTATGCTTGTCTCTGCGGTCACGAAGAGCTTGTCCAGTACTTGTTGGCTAGTGGTAAGTCACAATCAGTCATAATCAAATAACACAGTATTAAACTGATGTGCTGTGCTTTAGAACTGCTCTGAAATATTCTGTAGTATCATCCTAGGCTTTGAAATTCTTGATTTCATTTAttcgtttgtttttttaggtgcCAAGTGTGAAGCCAACACGTTTGATGGCGAGAGATGCATGTACGGCTCCCTGAGCGACTCTGTTCGACGCCTGCTCAAAGACTACAAGTGTGTAAGCATCCGCGCTATGCAGCGGGATGATTTCAACTACTTTCTGCACATGTAAGGGTCATGATTTTTATGttgaaaagaaacaagaaaataagAGGAATAACAGGATGTTATAGTACGTTTGTCTAATCCAGACATTTCTGGGTTTTTCTTTAGGTTGTTAGAGCAGGGCCAGTATAGTGACGTCAAGTTCCAGGTTCATGGACAAACGTTTCTAGCACACCGATGCGTTCTCAGTGCTCGCTCAGAGTACTTCACGGAAATGTTTGAGACCAAATGGAAAGGGAAGAACTTGATCACCCTCAAGCACCCTTTGGTAAGTCTCATTAGTGTCCTGTTAAATCACTGTGTCTAATTCACCATTTTTAGTTATACTGTATGGATAAAGGCTATTTTGATTTCAGATCAATCCTGCTGCCTTTGGAGCCATTCTACAGTATTTCTACACAGGTGGGTGAAAAATATACCAGCTGATGTTCCACTATCGTACAGGAGAAACCGGTGTTGTTGGGCTGTTCCCTGATGTGAAAGTGACAAGGCCATCCCTGCAAAATAGAATCCACTTAAAGTAAAGGGGAACAAAACGTTCCGATAGCAAAGATTCACTATAAGTCATTTacacaaaacaatcaaatacaTGTACAAAGacataaagcaaaaaataaacttgCACAAGACTGTAGCTGTGCACTGCATTAAGATGCAAACTAAAAGCAGAGCCACTGGACAAGTagcactttcacaataaagtaTGTTTTTGCCTCAAATAGTGgtcaaataattttatttattgagaTTTTAATGAGAGGTTGTAGAGAGCCTGCTTGGATGCTAACTGGTTATAACATTTTTATAACATGCAAAAATCTTAGTATGATAAagttttatgttgttttctttaTCTCTGTTTCAGGACGGATGGATATTGACATAAGTCTCGTGGAGGACAGTAGACGACTGGCTAAACAGTGCAAAATGGCAGATCTCATAGAAGAGCTGGAGAATAAATGCAAACAAGTGTATGAATTTGGTAAGGCAGAACTCTTGATTTATATTTACTCGAGTAATGCACGTTCAGCTTTAAGCCAGTCTTAAGACACCCCTCATTTCTCTtttgttgtaatttttaaaGAGGTCTTAAgcaatagttcttcaggctttctTAAAGTCTTTCTCAAGATTTTTGGGATCATGACAATGAGCccaaaagcatacctggatgataaaacacagtggagcgCTCTCAGAGCCCGGACCtgaacattattaaagcagtgtgggatcatcttgacagagaactgaacaaaaggcagccaacatccaaagaacagctttgaatgtGATTcgagaagcctggagaactattcctgaagacaacttaaagaaattacaagaaagctgcctaagagacttcaggctgtgttgaaggtagtcataccaaatattgacttttaagctcattccaactctgtttttgccttaaatactgtatttccattgcATGTTTGCACATGTCTCTCGAcctatttctgcttttgttagaaaaatataaaacaaggaCTAGCTCAAGACTGCATATTCCTTATGTAATGCAGTTTTTCCACTTAGCCTCAAATACCACACCACCTTTTAATCCCGTATGTTTTTATCTAGAGCTtttcaaagttgtttttttttcacccacTAATGATGAGTGTTCCATCTTGTCTCGTTGTCTTTCTCTCCTCATATCAAAGTGTCCAATAAACCGGGAATCTGTGTGAAAGTTCTCACCCTCGAGCCTCACAGCTGTCAGCTTCAGGAGGAGATGGCTCAGTTAGCAGACTGTGCGCTGCCCACTGAATTAAGGGTGAGGACATCATGGCagtaaaataagtattttagTTGAACACCGCATTCATTCCTGTTGATTCTCTTTAGGTTGGATTTGGTGAGCTTCCCTTTAACAGAGTCGACCGTTTCCCTACTTATCCCGACATCTGCTTCAGAGTCGATGGTTACGATTTCTTGTGCCATAAGGTACAAATGACAAAATTCTCACAGCGTCTTCTCAGTTACAGTGCAGACTCCCACACCGCCGCCACATAAACATGAATGTGAGTGACTGAAGTGCAGTTGTGTGTCTCTCTCCAGGCATTTTTCTGTGGACGTAGTGATTATTTTAAAGCCCTACTGGAGGACCACTTCAGTGAGGGAGAGCAGCTCCAGTCTCAGCCCAGCACCCCAGTGATTACTTTACACAACATCTCGCACGAAATCTTTATCCACATCATGTATTACATCTACACCGA is from Oreochromis niloticus isolate F11D_XX linkage group LG20, O_niloticus_UMD_NMBU, whole genome shotgun sequence and encodes:
- the abtb1 gene encoding ankyrin repeat and BTB/POZ domain-containing protein 1 isoform X1 — protein: MDVYDLFSSCRKGDICRVRYLVEQRDVDLNVRDKWDSTPLYYACLCGHEELVQYLLASGAKCEANTFDGERCMYGSLSDSVRRLLKDYKCVSIRAMQRDDFNYFLHMLLEQGQYSDVKFQVHGQTFLAHRCVLSARSEYFTEMFETKWKGKNLITLKHPLINPAAFGAILQYFYTGRMDIDISLVEDSRRLAKQCKMADLIEELENKCKQVYEFVSNKPGICVKVLTLEPHSCQLQEEMAQLADCALPTELRVGFGELPFNRVDRFPTYPDICFRVDGYDFLCHKAFFCGRSDYFKALLEDHFSEGEQLQSQPSTPVITLHNISHEIFIHIMYYIYTDDTELMTENVFDVLCVADMYLLPGLKRLCGKTLAKTICEENVLHMWKTAKLFRLSRLEDQCTEFMAKIIERLVEQAEFAEMVKEDAASLEKRQETDSVPLVDDIRYHIASNVQTYSAIEEANQKLEALEELLVRINIDC
- the abtb1 gene encoding ankyrin repeat and BTB/POZ domain-containing protein 1 isoform X2, giving the protein MYGSLSDSVRRLLKDYKCVSIRAMQRDDFNYFLHMLLEQGQYSDVKFQVHGQTFLAHRCVLSARSEYFTEMFETKWKGKNLITLKHPLINPAAFGAILQYFYTGRMDIDISLVEDSRRLAKQCKMADLIEELENKCKQVYEFVSNKPGICVKVLTLEPHSCQLQEEMAQLADCALPTELRVGFGELPFNRVDRFPTYPDICFRVDGYDFLCHKAFFCGRSDYFKALLEDHFSEGEQLQSQPSTPVITLHNISHEIFIHIMYYIYTDDTELMTENVFDVLCVADMYLLPGLKRLCGKTLAKTICEENVLHMWKTAKLFRLSRLEDQCTEFMAKIIERLVEQAEFAEMVKEDAASLEKRQETDSVPLVDDIRYHIASNVQTYSAIEEANQKLEALEELLVRINIDC